The proteins below are encoded in one region of Alistipes communis:
- a CDS encoding glycerophosphodiester phosphodiesterase family protein, which produces MLKKIFSLTAAALLLFACTDDEWPAQPDWSQIPNPDEEVDDGLLKPAACTNNIVAHRGGATECKAPDNSLASLRYAIGQGCYGSECDIYWTKDDNVVVAHADGKCQINGMHPWEHTLAELRAGGGLSNGEQLPSLEDFLGEVMKEGCPTRLWLDIKNITYPSTLTEYAINAARRSCEIATEMGAKHFVEFICTGNTTVMKSAFAYAKAAGIPIGWMSNRPAGEYVGLGYSWANLSAASYMSAEAGGKGTRTLEEFEKEGVALSVFNVDRQAGDGNAVYTTEAVDYYCSAAGRFKALCTNYPAWLIEKVEAATKVYDGIRSEADLRAFAAEVAVDPTAERFQNAAGEVVLHTDIAVSEAWTPIAGFAGVFDGNGKTLTVNYSGSDEQAGIFATLDGTVKNLRVAGSFTTTATAKVTLGAVAGKLGEKAQIVGCTNTAGIAMNVDASGTTVIGGIFGQGAAGNVIADNTNEGRITVRRKTPGDAAAVAGVGGWAYSDVTGCVNKGEIRYSDEVSAAKAVYVGGVLGRLDIGKGYVVEDCRNEAPVTLATAQAANNLLGGIAAYANGENRDTPNTIRNCENRGDVLADAPVSDKAKTGQARMGGICGGTAVFEGNTNYGKVEARGGGKGASEFSIGGISGMIAHDATGCRNFGDVLNNTGRENLLAHTGGLFGWATLAFTITDCALDADVVSTTLYNYDGDKGTTADPAHENSSCAGILVGRIKSKIEVTVESVKIYGKLTRTINAEGQTRTIDFTTTVPADNYLYGALQDAASKLVVEQGAITCVSTAK; this is translated from the coding sequence ATGTTGAAAAAGATATTTTCACTGACTGCGGCCGCGCTCCTGCTTTTCGCCTGCACCGACGACGAGTGGCCCGCGCAGCCCGATTGGAGCCAGATTCCCAATCCCGACGAAGAGGTCGACGACGGCTTGTTGAAGCCAGCCGCGTGTACCAATAACATCGTCGCCCACCGCGGCGGCGCGACCGAGTGCAAGGCGCCGGACAATTCGCTGGCTTCGCTCCGCTATGCCATCGGGCAGGGATGCTACGGCTCGGAGTGCGACATCTACTGGACGAAGGACGACAACGTCGTCGTGGCCCATGCCGACGGCAAGTGCCAGATCAACGGGATGCACCCGTGGGAGCATACGCTGGCTGAACTGCGCGCGGGAGGCGGACTCTCCAACGGCGAACAGCTGCCCTCGCTGGAAGATTTCCTCGGCGAGGTGATGAAGGAGGGATGCCCCACGCGGTTGTGGCTCGACATCAAGAACATCACCTATCCCTCGACGCTGACCGAGTATGCGATCAACGCCGCGCGCCGTTCGTGCGAGATCGCGACGGAGATGGGGGCGAAACATTTCGTGGAGTTCATCTGCACCGGAAACACTACCGTGATGAAGTCGGCATTCGCCTATGCCAAGGCGGCCGGCATACCGATCGGCTGGATGAGCAACCGCCCGGCCGGCGAATACGTCGGACTGGGGTATTCCTGGGCCAACCTCTCGGCGGCGAGCTACATGTCGGCCGAGGCGGGAGGTAAGGGTACGCGGACGCTCGAAGAGTTCGAAAAGGAGGGCGTGGCGCTGAGCGTCTTCAACGTCGACCGGCAGGCGGGCGACGGCAATGCCGTCTATACGACCGAAGCGGTCGACTACTACTGCTCGGCGGCCGGGCGTTTCAAGGCGCTCTGCACGAACTATCCCGCATGGCTGATCGAAAAGGTCGAGGCCGCGACGAAGGTCTACGACGGCATCCGCTCCGAGGCCGACCTGCGGGCCTTCGCGGCCGAAGTGGCGGTCGATCCCACGGCCGAACGTTTCCAAAACGCGGCGGGCGAGGTCGTCCTGCACACCGACATCGCGGTGTCGGAGGCATGGACGCCGATCGCCGGATTCGCGGGTGTGTTCGACGGCAACGGCAAGACGCTCACGGTGAACTATTCGGGCAGCGACGAACAGGCGGGAATCTTCGCCACGCTCGACGGTACGGTGAAGAACCTGCGGGTAGCAGGCTCGTTCACGACGACCGCGACGGCCAAGGTGACGCTGGGTGCCGTCGCCGGCAAGCTGGGCGAGAAGGCGCAGATCGTGGGGTGTACGAATACGGCCGGCATCGCGATGAACGTCGATGCGAGCGGTACGACCGTGATCGGCGGAATCTTCGGTCAGGGAGCTGCCGGCAACGTCATCGCGGACAATACCAACGAGGGGCGGATCACCGTCCGCCGCAAGACGCCGGGCGACGCTGCGGCCGTGGCCGGTGTCGGCGGCTGGGCCTACTCGGACGTTACGGGATGCGTCAACAAGGGCGAGATCCGTTACTCGGACGAGGTGTCGGCGGCCAAGGCCGTCTATGTGGGCGGCGTATTGGGACGGCTCGATATCGGAAAGGGGTATGTCGTGGAGGACTGCCGCAACGAGGCCCCCGTCACGCTGGCGACCGCGCAGGCGGCCAACAACCTGCTGGGCGGCATCGCGGCCTACGCCAACGGCGAGAACCGCGATACGCCCAACACGATCCGCAACTGCGAGAACCGGGGCGACGTTCTGGCCGATGCCCCCGTGTCGGACAAGGCGAAGACCGGTCAGGCCCGCATGGGCGGTATCTGCGGCGGTACGGCGGTCTTCGAGGGGAATACCAACTACGGCAAGGTCGAGGCCCGGGGCGGCGGCAAGGGCGCATCGGAGTTCTCGATCGGCGGTATCAGCGGCATGATCGCGCACGATGCGACCGGCTGCCGCAACTTCGGCGACGTGCTCAACAACACCGGCAGGGAGAATCTTCTCGCCCATACCGGAGGTCTGTTCGGATGGGCGACGCTCGCCTTCACGATCACCGACTGCGCGCTGGATGCCGACGTGGTGTCGACGACGCTCTACAATTACGACGGCGACAAGGGTACGACTGCCGATCCGGCGCACGAGAACAGCAGCTGCGCGGGCATTCTGGTCGGACGCATCAAGTCGAAGATCGAGGTAACGGTCGAATCGGTGAAGATCTACGGCAAGCTGACGCGGACGATAAACGCCGAGGGGCAGACCAGGACG
- a CDS encoding BACON domain-containing protein — MKSTIKTAAWICAILLVSVSCYDDGTDCFDTATRISLYPDVELFNADGTTASGNESFVSAVTVNVGPAVSDMAWEASVPASAVWATVRRTTVASIFEEATGGARHDLSADGIELVLQPNTEYRRTVVVTIAAADGTTADYEFTQLGQKADAAVTSETAQLVFMAAGGSETVTYTSNMGDAYAYEVVYGEGSADWLTVGDGGVGTLTLTASQWDDQERPRAATLRIVVGSADTSMATLEIPVTQNAAYDYYYMYGASADALAVGDAYELTRKAAGEYTGTLYFLRSADGGNPVLLNKNGRTVSYPCYALTKEGTVAEIPTAETQLPAGPDIDIDGVRRFTVDFNAMTWSWERVTTPNCMPDTEVAAYPTKAYVTRDGGTKTWMTVGLHWAGDATIGRYKLGSGLVSGHQTGGYGNEAPYASRNPAYDTEENGGSIVEAKDGSGRPLAETYGRLYSSYESLTGSANGALNACEGGSSVLINCPFGEPGTTLIDAVGDRYVLESIMPADLAVYAATAAGDAQAEAEHPNLKMQIQGICPYGWHIANMQDWKDLVWAAHAQGAADYPVDAATATYRAFGGGTLTNFAALLFTSDWNIYNPDCPAEKISTAAADFGFNMFSQGWRLYKTGYDYGPGDNDPRMYSFIPLIGDYSATKKAGWRIWNQSREANMRTNGGFDFGNGCGGAVRCVKNYKK; from the coding sequence ATGAAATCTACGATAAAAACAGCGGCATGGATCTGTGCGATCCTGCTCGTTTCGGTGTCGTGCTACGACGACGGCACCGATTGCTTCGACACCGCGACGCGGATCTCGCTCTATCCCGACGTGGAACTTTTCAATGCCGACGGCACCACCGCATCGGGGAACGAGAGCTTCGTTTCGGCCGTGACCGTCAACGTCGGGCCTGCGGTTTCGGATATGGCGTGGGAGGCCTCCGTTCCGGCCTCGGCCGTATGGGCGACGGTGCGCAGGACGACCGTGGCGTCGATCTTCGAGGAGGCGACCGGCGGCGCGCGCCACGATCTCTCGGCGGACGGCATCGAACTGGTGCTGCAACCCAACACGGAGTATCGCCGCACGGTGGTCGTCACGATCGCTGCGGCCGACGGTACGACGGCCGACTACGAATTCACGCAGCTCGGTCAGAAGGCCGACGCTGCGGTTACGTCCGAGACCGCACAGCTCGTGTTCATGGCTGCCGGCGGGTCGGAGACGGTGACCTATACGAGCAACATGGGCGATGCCTATGCGTATGAAGTCGTCTATGGCGAGGGCTCCGCCGACTGGCTGACCGTCGGCGACGGCGGCGTCGGCACGCTGACGCTGACCGCCTCGCAGTGGGACGATCAGGAACGGCCGCGTGCGGCGACGCTCCGCATCGTCGTGGGATCGGCCGATACGAGTATGGCGACGCTCGAAATTCCGGTGACGCAGAATGCCGCCTACGACTACTACTACATGTACGGCGCGTCGGCCGACGCGCTGGCCGTCGGCGATGCCTATGAGCTGACGCGCAAGGCGGCCGGCGAATATACGGGGACGCTCTACTTCCTGCGTTCGGCCGACGGCGGCAATCCCGTGCTGCTCAACAAGAACGGCCGCACGGTCTCCTATCCCTGCTATGCGTTGACGAAGGAGGGTACCGTCGCGGAGATACCGACGGCGGAGACGCAGCTGCCCGCCGGCCCCGACATCGACATCGACGGCGTGCGCAGGTTCACGGTCGATTTCAATGCGATGACCTGGTCGTGGGAGCGCGTGACGACGCCCAACTGCATGCCCGATACGGAGGTGGCGGCCTATCCGACCAAGGCATACGTGACGCGCGACGGTGGTACGAAGACGTGGATGACCGTCGGTCTGCACTGGGCGGGCGACGCGACGATCGGCCGCTACAAGCTCGGCAGCGGGCTGGTGAGCGGTCATCAGACGGGAGGCTACGGCAACGAAGCGCCCTACGCTTCGCGCAATCCGGCCTACGATACGGAGGAGAACGGCGGATCGATCGTCGAGGCGAAGGACGGCTCGGGCCGGCCGCTGGCCGAGACCTACGGTCGTCTGTACAGCTCCTACGAGTCGCTGACGGGTTCCGCCAACGGTGCGCTGAACGCCTGCGAGGGCGGTTCGTCGGTGCTGATAAACTGTCCGTTCGGCGAACCGGGCACGACGCTGATCGATGCCGTGGGCGATCGCTATGTATTGGAAAGCATCATGCCGGCCGATCTGGCCGTCTATGCGGCTACGGCCGCGGGCGACGCGCAGGCCGAAGCCGAGCATCCCAACCTGAAGATGCAGATCCAGGGCATCTGCCCCTACGGCTGGCACATCGCCAACATGCAGGACTGGAAGGACCTCGTCTGGGCGGCCCATGCACAGGGCGCGGCGGATTATCCCGTCGATGCCGCAACGGCCACCTACCGCGCCTTCGGCGGCGGTACGCTGACCAACTTCGCAGCGCTGCTCTTCACCTCCGACTGGAACATCTACAATCCGGACTGTCCGGCCGAGAAGATTTCGACAGCGGCCGCCGATTTCGGATTCAACATGTTCAGTCAGGGCTGGCGCCTCTACAAGACGGGTTACGACTACGGTCCGGGCGACAACGATCCGCGCATGTACTCGTTCATCCCGCTCATCGGCGACTATTCGGCCACGAAGAAGGCCGGCTGGCGCATCTGGAACCAGAGCCGCGAAGCCAACATGCGCACCAACGGCGGATTCGATTTCGGCAACGGATGCGGCGGTGCCGTGCGGTGCGTCAAGAACTACAAGAAGTAA
- a CDS encoding RagB/SusD family nutrient uptake outer membrane protein, with translation MRIESSIKGWFAVVAVSVSAVSCDMLDITQDNKLSVSNMWKTAEQVEGSTYGIYSELRSNFVQSQINVFYWGELRVGEYMWGPSSLFNVWVGREVIQNTMTANITSCGWSGLYSAIDQANAVLKYAPDTAIPMTDAKRNWAMGQAYFARAYAYFWAARLWGDVPLNLRPIESVDQPETYPVRAPKADVYARIGSDIESALALSDALGSDKYLATKTAVLMLKAEYCLWMYSAQKGGDAYLDGAEDALEAIGISPSLLCDDYGQIFDRMADNAKPSKNSKEVVFALYNDQTESKTGGYSWYFAFPEAYVAKGYQGNPVPIYETQWLDYGEGFLAKLRDSRDNRGDTRVKYNLGEGDYGADGGRLTFCRKFLGDMSAGKMVLDADLIYYRAALAVMMDAELKYYRKDYGGALKSLNIIAKRAYGKDDYYTDASQEAVLEALVDEYFLEFPAEGVIWWALIRLDKIWDYNDYLAANRNNTNILLWPISKSARDKNSNLTQTEGWY, from the coding sequence ATGAGAATCGAAAGCAGCATAAAGGGATGGTTCGCGGTCGTCGCGGTATCCGTCTCGGCCGTATCCTGCGACATGCTCGATATAACGCAAGACAATAAGCTGTCTGTCAGCAACATGTGGAAAACGGCGGAGCAGGTCGAAGGTTCCACCTACGGCATCTATTCCGAGCTCCGCTCGAATTTCGTCCAGAGCCAGATCAACGTCTTCTACTGGGGCGAGTTGCGCGTGGGCGAATACATGTGGGGGCCGTCGTCGCTCTTCAACGTATGGGTCGGCCGCGAGGTGATCCAGAACACGATGACGGCCAACATCACCTCCTGCGGGTGGTCGGGCCTCTACTCGGCGATCGATCAGGCTAACGCCGTGCTCAAATACGCGCCCGACACCGCGATCCCGATGACCGACGCCAAGCGCAACTGGGCGATGGGACAGGCCTATTTCGCCCGTGCCTACGCCTATTTCTGGGCCGCGCGCCTGTGGGGCGACGTGCCGCTGAACCTGCGGCCGATCGAATCGGTCGACCAACCCGAGACCTACCCCGTGCGTGCGCCGAAAGCCGACGTCTATGCGCGGATCGGCTCCGACATCGAATCGGCGCTGGCGCTCTCCGACGCGCTCGGATCGGACAAGTATCTGGCTACGAAGACGGCCGTGCTGATGCTCAAAGCGGAGTATTGTCTCTGGATGTACTCCGCCCAGAAGGGCGGCGACGCCTACCTGGACGGTGCCGAGGATGCGCTCGAAGCGATCGGCATCTCCCCGTCGCTGCTGTGCGACGACTACGGCCAGATTTTCGACCGCATGGCCGACAACGCGAAGCCTTCGAAGAACAGCAAGGAGGTGGTCTTCGCCCTCTACAACGACCAGACCGAATCCAAGACGGGCGGTTACAGCTGGTATTTCGCCTTTCCCGAAGCCTACGTGGCCAAGGGTTATCAGGGCAATCCCGTGCCGATCTACGAGACGCAGTGGCTCGACTACGGCGAGGGATTCCTCGCAAAACTCCGCGACAGCCGCGACAATCGGGGCGACACCCGCGTCAAGTACAATCTGGGCGAGGGCGACTACGGTGCCGACGGCGGCCGGCTGACCTTCTGCCGCAAGTTCCTCGGCGACATGAGTGCCGGCAAGATGGTGCTCGACGCCGATCTGATCTATTATCGTGCGGCGCTGGCCGTGATGATGGATGCCGAGTTGAAGTACTACCGCAAGGACTACGGCGGTGCGCTCAAATCGCTGAACATCATCGCAAAACGTGCTTACGGAAAAGACGACTACTATACCGATGCCTCGCAGGAAGCCGTGCTCGAAGCGCTCGTGGACGAGTATTTCCTCGAATTTCCGGCCGAGGGCGTCATCTGGTGGGCGCTGATCCGGCTCGACAAGATATGGGACTACAACGACTACCTTGCGGCGAACCGGAACAACACGAACATCCTTCTGTGGCCGATCTCGAAATCCGCGCGGGACAAGAACTCGAATCTCACGCAGACCGAGGGCTGGTATTGA
- a CDS encoding SusC/RagA family TonB-linked outer membrane protein, translated as MRDGSGNPLAGVTVMVAGTYKGVTTDNDGRYALRVDGEASVLQFLYLGYKNVEETVGKRTTIDVAMEEDLKMVDEVVVIGYGTQSRKTLTTSISKIDGDKLYGAPVSTVGDALKGKVAGLRVATNSSLSGEAPRFLIRGGSSINMGNDPIYIVDGALRDDLSGVNPNDIESMEVLKDAASAAIYGARASNGVIIVTTKKGSPSQGPQVVFDVQVGFSAPTKKWDLLSSREQIALVRPAIANIYAKSTGTLAASSWLDGANVAVGTGNTSNRNQFTTRYLEYGGTVPDGYEWMFDPLDNSKVIIFTDTDFQDQWMSEAFWQKEYIGVNGGSDRMSYAASISYLDDGGVFAMSDYDVFTTHGNASFKITKSLEASTTFDISRQRSSKFVDNYFNAFGRGIMFAPTARGFDEEVGWMSSGGNANAQLASFYEAFYDREAATDRISSTFNLKWRIIDGLTATAQYNYYGNNYRGSYYARGEVDGYPNLISQTRSTTETRTQTVRDTFTAHLAFNRTFADKHTVGATLGYELMSQRYWYLTSNSTGSASDDVPILDSGINFKASNKDEKQALMSLFGRVSYDFAQKYIVSATFRYDGSSKFAKGNQWGFFPAASAAWVISEEPFFEGVRRTMNNLKLRVSYGQTGNNGIGLYDTYGAFATGQYNGHTTFLPSAMQNADMQWESTTQLDVGLDVGFLNDRVRFIFDYYNKKTDNMLFSITMPDTGPYSSVKANVGSARFYGFEAELNAEVIRTKNFSWNLGLTYSYNRNKVLSLPEEYAYDEVDMYGNPTGRKAYRIGGYKMSETGYRFGGTAVGESLGRIYGYKIDHIIQTEAEADAAYYDALSKGHRVSDGQQIPGRKDAGDYEWCNRYGSARDADGNEIINAEDMFYLGNVVPHSTGGISNTFRYKRLTLSIYLDYALGHSIYNYMKTRMIQNTIGQSNSAIASYVYDCWKYPGDTNAKYARYFPNDGDYGNANWGRASDFNVEKADYLCLRDVSLYYDLPERWVRKLHMKKLTVGITCNTIAYWTGVTGAINPETGMGATSSSGHYTSVSTANSSSDSRPNIFPPTSKFLFNLKVTF; from the coding sequence GTGCGCGACGGGTCGGGCAATCCGCTGGCGGGCGTTACGGTCATGGTGGCCGGAACCTACAAGGGCGTTACCACCGACAACGACGGGCGCTATGCGCTGCGTGTCGACGGTGAGGCGTCGGTGCTGCAATTCCTTTATCTGGGCTATAAGAACGTCGAGGAGACCGTCGGCAAACGCACGACGATCGACGTGGCGATGGAGGAGGATCTCAAAATGGTGGACGAGGTGGTCGTCATCGGCTACGGTACCCAGTCGCGCAAGACGCTGACCACCTCGATTTCCAAAATCGACGGCGACAAGCTCTACGGCGCTCCCGTCTCGACCGTGGGCGACGCCCTCAAAGGCAAGGTCGCGGGTCTGCGGGTGGCCACCAACAGCTCGCTTTCGGGCGAGGCGCCCCGTTTCCTGATCCGCGGCGGATCGTCGATCAACATGGGCAACGACCCGATCTATATCGTCGACGGGGCGCTGCGCGACGACCTGAGCGGCGTCAACCCCAACGACATCGAGTCGATGGAGGTGTTGAAGGACGCCGCTTCGGCCGCGATCTACGGCGCACGCGCATCGAACGGCGTCATCATCGTCACGACGAAGAAGGGCAGCCCCTCGCAGGGACCCCAGGTCGTCTTCGACGTACAGGTGGGTTTCTCGGCGCCGACCAAGAAGTGGGACCTGCTCAGTTCGCGCGAGCAGATCGCGCTGGTGCGTCCGGCCATCGCCAACATCTACGCCAAGTCGACCGGCACGCTGGCCGCCAGTTCGTGGCTGGACGGCGCCAATGTCGCCGTGGGAACAGGGAACACGTCGAACAGGAACCAGTTCACCACGCGCTATCTGGAATACGGCGGTACGGTGCCCGACGGCTACGAGTGGATGTTCGATCCGCTCGACAACAGCAAGGTCATCATCTTCACGGATACCGATTTCCAGGATCAATGGATGAGCGAAGCCTTCTGGCAGAAGGAGTATATCGGCGTCAACGGCGGCAGCGACAGGATGAGCTACGCCGCGTCGATCAGCTACCTCGACGACGGCGGCGTCTTCGCCATGAGCGACTACGACGTCTTCACCACGCACGGCAATGCCAGCTTCAAGATCACCAAGAGCCTCGAAGCCTCCACGACGTTCGACATTTCGCGCCAGCGGAGCAGCAAGTTCGTGGACAACTACTTCAACGCCTTCGGCCGGGGAATCATGTTCGCCCCGACGGCGCGCGGCTTCGACGAAGAGGTCGGCTGGATGTCCAGCGGCGGCAACGCCAACGCCCAGCTGGCCTCGTTCTACGAAGCGTTCTACGACCGCGAGGCCGCCACGGATCGTATTTCGAGCACCTTCAACCTCAAATGGCGGATCATCGACGGGCTTACGGCGACGGCCCAGTACAACTATTACGGCAACAACTACCGCGGCAGCTACTACGCCCGCGGCGAGGTCGACGGCTACCCGAACCTCATCAGCCAGACGCGTTCGACTACCGAGACGCGCACGCAGACCGTCCGCGACACCTTCACGGCGCACCTGGCCTTCAACCGCACCTTCGCCGACAAACATACGGTAGGGGCGACGCTCGGTTACGAGCTGATGAGCCAGCGTTACTGGTACCTCACCTCCAACTCGACGGGTTCGGCTTCGGACGACGTGCCCATTCTCGATTCGGGCATCAACTTCAAGGCGTCGAACAAGGACGAAAAGCAGGCGCTCATGTCGTTGTTCGGCCGCGTGTCGTACGACTTCGCACAGAAATACATCGTTTCGGCCACGTTCCGCTACGACGGCTCCTCGAAATTCGCCAAGGGCAACCAGTGGGGATTCTTCCCGGCGGCTTCGGCGGCGTGGGTCATCAGCGAAGAGCCCTTCTTCGAGGGGGTCAGACGCACGATGAACAACCTCAAACTCCGCGTGTCGTACGGTCAGACGGGTAACAACGGCATCGGACTCTACGACACCTACGGCGCCTTCGCCACGGGGCAGTACAACGGTCATACGACCTTCCTGCCGTCGGCCATGCAGAACGCCGACATGCAGTGGGAGTCGACCACGCAGCTCGACGTGGGGCTGGACGTCGGGTTCCTCAACGACCGCGTGCGCTTCATCTTCGACTACTACAACAAGAAGACCGACAACATGCTCTTCTCGATCACCATGCCCGACACGGGCCCCTATTCGAGCGTGAAGGCCAACGTGGGCAGCGCCCGTTTCTACGGTTTCGAGGCCGAACTGAACGCGGAGGTGATCCGTACCAAGAACTTCTCGTGGAACCTCGGGCTGACCTACTCCTACAACCGCAATAAGGTGCTGTCGCTGCCCGAGGAGTACGCCTACGACGAGGTGGACATGTACGGCAACCCTACCGGCCGGAAGGCCTACCGCATAGGCGGTTACAAGATGTCGGAGACGGGATACCGATTCGGCGGCACGGCTGTCGGCGAGTCGCTGGGGCGTATCTACGGCTACAAGATCGACCACATCATCCAGACCGAGGCCGAGGCCGACGCAGCCTATTACGACGCCCTGTCGAAAGGCCACCGCGTGAGCGACGGACAGCAGATTCCGGGCCGCAAGGACGCCGGCGACTACGAGTGGTGCAACCGTTACGGTTCGGCGCGCGATGCCGACGGCAATGAAATCATCAACGCCGAGGACATGTTCTACCTGGGCAACGTCGTGCCGCACTCGACGGGCGGTATCAGCAACACGTTCCGTTACAAGCGGCTGACGCTGTCGATCTACCTGGATTATGCGCTCGGACATTCGATCTACAACTACATGAAGACCCGCATGATCCAGAACACGATCGGGCAGAGCAACTCGGCCATCGCCTCCTACGTCTACGACTGTTGGAAGTACCCGGGCGACACGAATGCGAAATACGCCCGCTATTTCCCCAACGACGGCGATTACGGCAATGCCAACTGGGGCCGCGCCTCCGACTTCAACGTCGAGAAGGCCGATTACCTCTGTCTGCGCGACGTGTCGCTCTACTACGACCTGCCGGAACGGTGGGTGCGCAAGCTGCACATGAAGAAGCTGACGGTGGGCATTACCTGCAATACGATCGCCTACTGGACGGGCGTCACGGGTGCGATCAACCCCGAAACGGGTATGGGAGCCACGTCGAGTTCGGGCCACTACACCTCGGTGTCGACGGCCAATTCGAGCTCCGACTCGCGGCCGAACATCTTCCCGCCTACGAGCAAGTTCCTCTTCAACCTGAAAGTCACCTTCTAA
- a CDS encoding FecR family protein yields the protein MEKIDKELLRHYLEHGGDAGVRERLREWFLEHDAEEEFTLREDDPVSGELYAFWERSLQRSAPQRTLDERYRALAGRLFGRKLRLQRLWRRLSQAAAVLLVPLIVCAYLLASRQVAEQPEWVEVYAPYGQTRCITLPDGSRVWLNSGTYVFYPDRFDRERQLFVSGEVYMDVTKDPERPFHVDTRNVSIRVLGTRFNLRSYNEDKYVETSLVEGSVALGLKRDGGATILMRPGDKILVDNATNAVVRERFDCAHYISWRDGFHVFRHKTLDEIARDLERMFDVQIVIRDTSLLGEEYFATFASGWEIDELLDALNIHHTLHIQRDGRIIEIERARR from the coding sequence ATGGAAAAAATAGATAAGGAGCTGCTCAGGCATTACCTCGAACACGGGGGCGATGCCGGCGTGCGCGAACGTTTGCGCGAATGGTTTCTCGAACACGACGCCGAGGAGGAATTTACCCTGCGGGAAGACGATCCCGTGAGCGGGGAGCTGTACGCCTTCTGGGAGCGTTCGCTGCAACGGTCTGCGCCGCAGCGGACGCTCGACGAGCGTTACCGTGCTCTGGCCGGGCGGCTCTTCGGCCGAAAACTCCGCCTGCAACGGCTGTGGCGGAGGCTGTCGCAGGCTGCGGCGGTGCTGCTCGTGCCGCTCATCGTCTGCGCCTATCTGCTCGCGTCGCGGCAGGTCGCGGAGCAGCCGGAGTGGGTCGAGGTCTACGCGCCCTACGGGCAGACCCGCTGCATCACGCTGCCCGACGGGAGCCGCGTATGGCTGAATTCGGGGACCTATGTCTTTTACCCCGACCGTTTCGATCGCGAGCGGCAGCTCTTCGTCAGCGGCGAAGTCTACATGGACGTGACCAAGGATCCCGAGCGGCCCTTCCACGTCGATACGCGCAACGTCAGTATCCGAGTGTTGGGAACCCGTTTCAACCTCCGCTCGTACAACGAGGACAAGTATGTCGAGACGTCGCTCGTGGAGGGAAGCGTCGCGCTGGGGTTGAAGCGCGACGGCGGCGCGACCATCCTGATGCGTCCGGGCGACAAGATTCTGGTCGACAACGCCACGAACGCGGTCGTCCGCGAGCGGTTCGACTGTGCGCACTACATCTCGTGGCGCGACGGTTTCCACGTCTTCCGCCACAAGACGCTCGATGAGATCGCCCGCGATCTGGAACGTATGTTCGACGTGCAGATCGTCATCCGCGACACGTCGCTGCTCGGCGAGGAGTATTTCGCCACGTTCGCCAGCGGCTGGGAGATCGACGAACTGCTCGACGCGCTGAATATCCACCACACGCTGCACATCCAGCGCGACGGCCGCATCATCGAGATCGAGCGCGCCCGCCGGTAG
- a CDS encoding RNA polymerase sigma-70 factor, with amino-acid sequence MVSEQELIERIRRGDLVSFKAVFERYYGGVHAFTRGVVDNGFHAEEITQNVFIRLWLKREALDPSRNFKAFLYTLARHEIADYFRSDRYDRRRLRLDLLHDAEHVQEQFAAAYDADRLRQLVLDEIDRMPAQRREVFRLSRIEGLTNDEIARRLRISKRTVEGHLNAALRTLRVKVGKFVCWLTFFILLQ; translated from the coding sequence ATGGTATCGGAACAGGAACTGATAGAACGGATTCGCCGCGGCGATCTCGTATCGTTCAAAGCGGTGTTTGAACGGTATTACGGCGGTGTCCATGCCTTTACGCGCGGGGTCGTCGATAACGGGTTCCATGCCGAGGAGATCACGCAGAACGTCTTTATCCGCCTCTGGCTCAAACGGGAGGCGCTCGATCCCTCCCGCAATTTCAAAGCTTTCCTCTACACGCTCGCCAGACACGAAATCGCCGACTACTTCCGTTCGGATCGCTACGACCGGCGCAGGCTCCGGCTCGACCTGCTCCACGACGCGGAACATGTGCAGGAGCAGTTCGCCGCGGCCTACGATGCCGACCGGCTGCGGCAGCTGGTGCTGGACGAGATCGACCGGATGCCCGCCCAGCGGCGGGAGGTTTTCCGGCTGAGCCGCATCGAGGGGCTGACGAACGATGAGATCGCACGGCGGCTCCGCATCTCGAAACGCACTGTCGAAGGCCATCTGAACGCGGCGCTCAGAACGTTGCGCGTCAAAGTCGGGAAGTTCGTCTGTTGGCTCACCTTCTTTATCCTGTTGCAGTAG